One Frankia alni ACN14a DNA window includes the following coding sequences:
- a CDS encoding zinc-dependent alcohol dehydrogenase — MTRGLELYDSPARHVAARLVAQAGAGALGGLGRAVPLRYVDRDDPRPPDERWVRVRPSLAGIGGADLALVTGRASAYLTAVVGLPFVPGREVVGRVEQQVALPDGRVLAAGARVVVDPVAPPAGSVSLSGAGSPSEAGAGVGARAAEVGVGGGGWSRVTLAHRGQLHAVPEGLPDERAVLLDALARAVHAADRARVAPGARVLVVGAGAVGLCTVLALRAFTDAGSVAVVARHPRQAQVAGRFGADAVFDPAGAVAGVRRGTHALRVTPSSGGSFLLGGVDVAVDAAGSAQALATALRTTRAGGRVVVAGTPSDRVDLTPLWARGLELVGAARTSADPGAGDVLARAWELAATAPLDGLVTGGYPLTRWRDALAHAWDAGRLGAVRVAFDPAAPS, encoded by the coding sequence GTGACGCGCGGGTTGGAGCTGTATGACTCCCCGGCGCGCCACGTCGCCGCCCGGCTGGTCGCCCAGGCGGGTGCCGGGGCGCTGGGCGGGCTGGGGCGGGCGGTGCCGTTGCGGTATGTGGACCGTGATGATCCGCGGCCGCCGGATGAGCGCTGGGTGCGGGTGCGGCCGTCGCTGGCGGGGATCGGCGGGGCGGATCTGGCGCTGGTGACCGGTCGGGCGTCGGCGTATCTGACGGCGGTGGTCGGGTTGCCGTTCGTGCCGGGACGGGAGGTCGTCGGCCGGGTGGAGCAGCAGGTGGCCCTTCCCGACGGCCGGGTGCTGGCCGCGGGTGCCCGGGTCGTCGTCGATCCGGTGGCGCCGCCGGCCGGATCCGTGTCGCTGTCGGGGGCAGGTTCGCCGTCCGAGGCGGGGGCGGGCGTGGGGGCGCGGGCGGCTGAGGTCGGGGTCGGTGGCGGCGGATGGAGCCGGGTCACGCTGGCCCATCGTGGTCAGCTGCACGCGGTGCCCGAGGGTCTGCCCGACGAGCGTGCGGTGCTCCTCGACGCGCTGGCTCGCGCCGTGCACGCCGCCGATCGGGCCCGGGTGGCGCCCGGGGCGCGGGTGCTGGTCGTCGGCGCGGGGGCGGTCGGGTTGTGCACGGTGCTGGCGTTGCGGGCGTTCACCGACGCCGGGTCGGTGGCCGTCGTGGCGCGTCATCCGCGTCAGGCGCAGGTGGCCGGCCGGTTCGGCGCGGACGCGGTGTTCGACCCGGCCGGGGCGGTCGCCGGGGTGCGCCGCGGCACGCATGCGCTGCGGGTGACCCCGTCGTCGGGCGGGTCGTTCCTGCTCGGCGGGGTGGATGTGGCGGTGGACGCGGCGGGCAGCGCCCAGGCGCTGGCGACGGCGCTGCGCACGACCCGGGCGGGTGGGCGGGTGGTGGTGGCCGGTACCCCGTCGGACCGGGTGGATCTGACGCCGCTGTGGGCGCGGGGGCTGGAGCTGGTCGGGGCGGCGCGGACCAGCGCCGATCCGGGGGCGGGCGACGTGCTGGCGCGGGCGTGGGAGCTGGCCGCGACCGCGCCGCTGGACGGGCTGGTCACCGGTGGTTATCCGCTGACCCGGTGGCGTGACGCGCTGGCCCATGCGTGGGACGCGGGGCGCCTCGGTGCGGTGCGGGTGGCGTTCGATCCGGCGGCGCCGTCATGA